One window of the Takifugu rubripes chromosome 13, fTakRub1.2, whole genome shotgun sequence genome contains the following:
- the atosa gene encoding atos homolog protein A isoform X1, with protein MTLDNMKPERDANEEFFEYDAEEFLVFLTLLITEGRTPEYSVKGRTEGLHCPPAQSAMPPLHKHECSDKLPQCRQARRTRSEVILLWRNNIPIMIEVMLLPDCCYGDECPPSDPISDPVIKQDALLLERWTLQQVPRQSGDRFIEEKTLLLAVRSYVFFSQLSAWLSASHGIVPRNILYRISAADEDLVWQFSQPPSEHIFPIPNVSHSVALQVRVQSLPRQPTYPSLTCSIHTGLPPLYSKTPSLNPAFSSNGGLPTPKKTQDPNKESLLQSSIMYNTSNMSSLLLNSLPIPNFPINSIPINNLPHVPVHTSHTKKGQEPGEEHFYQNGELPQVSIPHHQSSTLFHTSSNSPTPSRAHSPSPLSTSKAGKWLYSTFNGSADPAQVEAYGSGTNGTERSKGPIPEPLKAFKNISLTEPARCPSPRPAATETNPLIGSLLQERQEVIARIAQRLNFCDPTAPPLPLGLFTSDSSPKATWASNHDNITASKTKESEMPPYESVGCGWQGTPIADPSFTERKSCSPKPSACRKLKMVEKGDGEIGRNRERQSDKEKERDRESSLITQAVQDITRLIQERLSVPSLSPTHSRSSSPLHHTHTTTVTHTVRTYIHTTHTPQACSTTATNGYTNGHVPSHEPNRGNARASVPHASICTDKPHDDPGTERHPPLALNGAHFTLEEPSLRSQSHPEAGQCLQSSLQDRVRTPSSHDAPSAFSVPEKSLRNSQTSNWTCNDSSTAMNFNISHNEPQFQYQSQTQIRMSGQAPASSSSSSSSSSSQDENQAPTESGCSISPDVAPHSMFQRAHSPSPLRPCNSWKKQNRHSLDATATKAFHPRTGLPLLSSPVPQRKNQTGYFDSLLSCKVLPWATGKRVCPKREGYADESQQQFSASAPPASLSLLGNFEECVLNYRLEPLGVVEGFTAEVGASGSFCPSHLTLPVDVSFYSVSDDNAPSPYMGVINLESLGKRGYRVPPSGTIQVTLFNPNKTVVKMFVVMYDLRAMPAGHQTFLRQRTFSVPVRRDTINQNNKKPLGHGRTLRYLIHLRFQSSKSGKIYLHRDIRLLFSRKSMEVDSGAAYELQSFTESPVDPPFSPRC; from the exons ATGACACTGGATAACATGAAGCCCGAGCGAG ATGCAAACGAGGAGTTTTTTGAATATGATGCGGAGGAGTTCCTCGTTTTCCTGACGTTGCTAATCACAGAGGGACGGACGCCGGAGTATTCCGTGAAGGGCAGAACTGAGGGGCTGCACTGTCCGCCTGCCCAGTCAGCCATGCCACCTCTTCACAAGCATGAATGCAGCGACAAACTGCCTCAG TGTCGGCAGGCGAGGCGAACCCGTTCAGAGGTGATCCTACTTTGGCGAAACAACATCCCCATCATGATTGAGGTCATGCTTCTGCCagactgttgctatggtgatgagTGCCCCCCAAGTGACCCCATCAGTGACCCAGTCATCAAACAAGATGCTCTACTGTTGGAAAGATGGACCCTGCAGCAAGTTCCAAGGCA AAGTGGTGATCGCTTCATAGAGGAGAAGACTCTCCTGCTGGCCGTTCGATCCTACGTTTTCTTCTCTCAGCTTAGTGCCTGGCTCAGCGCTTCCCATGGCATCGTCCCGCGAAACAtcctgtacag GATTAGTGCTGCTGATGAGGACTTGGTTTGGCAGTTTTCCCAGCCTCCGTCGGAGCACATTTTCCCCATCCCCAACGTGTCCCACAGTGTTGCGCTGCAGGTCCGGGTCCAGTCGCTCCCCCGTCAACCCACTTACCCCAGTTTGACCTGCAGTATCCACACTGGCCTGCCTCCACTCTACAGTAAGACCCCCAGCCTCAACCCAGCCTTCAGCAGCAATGGTGGTCTGCCCACCCCAAAAAAGACCCAGGATCCCAACAAGGAGAGCCTCCTTCAAAGCTCTATTATGTACAATACCAGCAACATGTCTAGCCTTCTGCTCAATAGTTTACCAATTCCCAATTTTCCTATAAACAGCATCCCCATTAATAACCTTCCACACGTCCCAGTGCACACGTCCCACACCAAGAAGGGCCAGGAGCCTGGGGAAGAACACTTCTATCAGAATGGAGAGCTTCCGCAAGTCAGCATTCCTCATCATCAGAGTTCCACCCTTTTCCACACATCTTCTAACTCCCCCACTCCCTCCCGTGCCCATTCTCCTTCCCCGCTCTCTACAAGTAAAGCAGGAAAGTGGCTTTACTCAACTTTCAATGGTTCTGCTGATCCTGCACAAGTAGAGGCCTATGGCTCTGGCACCAATGGCACTGAGAGGTCAAAGGGGCCCATCCCTGAACCGCtgaaagcttttaaaaatatctcGCTGACAGAGCCAGCCCGCTGTCCCTCCCCAAGGCCTGCAGCGACGGAGACAAACCCTTTGATTGgctcgctgctgcaggagagacaggaagttATTGCCCGAATCGCACAGAGGCTTAACTTTTGTGATCCCACAGCACCCCCGCTCCCTCTTGGCCTTTTCACTTCTGACAGCTCTCCCAAAGCCACTTGGGccagtaaccatgacaacatTACTGCCAGTAAGACCAAAGAGTCTGAGATGCCACCCTATGAGTCCGTAGGCTGTGGGTGGCAAGGTACACCCATAGCCGACCCTTCTTTTACCgagaggaagagctgctccCCCAAACCCTCAGCCTGCAGAAAGCTAAAAATGGTTGAgaaaggagatggagagattgGTAGAAACAGGGAAAGGCAAAgtgacaaagaaaaggaaagggaCAGAGAGAGCTCTTTGATCACACAAGCAGTACAAGACATCACCAGACTTATCCAGGAGAGActgtctgtcccctctctctcccccacacacagcaggagcagcagccctttgcaccacacacacacaacaacagtcacacacactgtgcgcacatacatacacaccacacacacgccgcAAGCTTGCTCTACCACTGCCACCAACGGCTACACAAACGGCCACGTGCCCAGCCACGAGCCTAACAGAGGGAACGCGCGCGCCTCTGTCCCTCATGCGTCCATTTGCACAGACAAGCCCCACGATGATCCAGGGACTGAACGCCACCCACCCCTGGCTCTAAATGGTGCTCACTTTACACTTGAAGAACCCTCATTAAGGAGCCAGTCCCACCCTGAGGCTGGTCAATGTTTACAAAGTTCTCTACAGGACAGGGTCAGGACCCCCAGCAGCCATGATGCCCCCTCTGCCTTCTCTGTCCCCGAAAAGAGCCTAAGGAATTCCCAAACCTCAAATTGGACTTGTAATGATTCCAGCACAGCCATGAACTTTAACATAAGCCACAATGAGCCTCAGTTTCAGTACCAGTCCCAGACACAGATTCGTATGAGTGGCCAGGCTCCcgcctcgtcttcctcctcctcctcctcctcttcctcacaggaTGAGAATCAGGCACCCACAGAGTCTGGATGCTCCATTAGTCCAGATGTTGCTCCTCATTCTATGTTCCAG CGTGCtcacagcccctcccccctgcgCCCATGCAACAGCTGGAAGAAACAAAATCGCCACTCATTAGATGCCACAGCCACTAAGGCCTTTCACCCTCGTACTGGCCTGCCACTGCTCTCCAGTCCA gttcCCCAGAGGAAGAATCAGACTGGCTACTTTGATAGTCTCCTCAGCTGTAAGGTTTTGCCTTGGGCCACTGGGAAAAG GGTGTGTCCAAAGCGAGAGGGGTACGCAGATGAGTCACAGCAGCAGTTCAGCGCCAGCGCTCCACCTGCCAGCCTGAGCCTGCTGGGAAATTTTGAG GAATGTGTGCTGAACTACCGCCTGGAGCCTTTAGGAGTAGTGGAGGGTTTCACCGCAGAGGTCGGTGCCAGCGGCTCCTTCTGTCCCAGTCACCTGACCTTACCTGTAGACGTGTCGTTCTACAGTGTCTCAGATGACAACGCTCCCTCACCATATATG GGTGTGATAAACCTAGAGTCTCTTGGAAAAAGAGGCTACCGTGTACCTCCGTCAGGAACCATTCAAGTG ACCTTATTCAACCCCAACAAAACGGTGGTGAAGATGTTTGTTGTGATGTACGACCTACGAGCCATGCCAGCCGGGCACCAGACTTTCTTACGCCAGAGGACGTTCTCTGTTCCTGTCCGCCGCGACACAATCAATCAGAACAACAAGAAGCCCCTTGGCCACGGACGCACCTTGCGCTACCTCATTCATCTGAG GTTCCAGAGTTCCAAGTCTGGGAAGATCTACCTCCATAGGGACATCCGCTTGCTGTTTTCCAGGAAGTCCATGGAGGTGGACAGTGGTGCTGCCTATGAGCTTCAGTCTTTCACAGAGTCCCCCGTCGATCCTCCGTTCTCGCCACGCTGCTGA
- the atosa gene encoding atos homolog protein A isoform X2 has translation MPPLHKHECSDKLPQCRQARRTRSEVILLWRNNIPIMIEVMLLPDCCYGDECPPSDPISDPVIKQDALLLERWTLQQVPRQSGDRFIEEKTLLLAVRSYVFFSQLSAWLSASHGIVPRNILYRISAADEDLVWQFSQPPSEHIFPIPNVSHSVALQVRVQSLPRQPTYPSLTCSIHTGLPPLYSKTPSLNPAFSSNGGLPTPKKTQDPNKESLLQSSIMYNTSNMSSLLLNSLPIPNFPINSIPINNLPHVPVHTSHTKKGQEPGEEHFYQNGELPQVSIPHHQSSTLFHTSSNSPTPSRAHSPSPLSTSKAGKWLYSTFNGSADPAQVEAYGSGTNGTERSKGPIPEPLKAFKNISLTEPARCPSPRPAATETNPLIGSLLQERQEVIARIAQRLNFCDPTAPPLPLGLFTSDSSPKATWASNHDNITASKTKESEMPPYESVGCGWQGTPIADPSFTERKSCSPKPSACRKLKMVEKGDGEIGRNRERQSDKEKERDRESSLITQAVQDITRLIQERLSVPSLSPTHSRSSSPLHHTHTTTVTHTVRTYIHTTHTPQACSTTATNGYTNGHVPSHEPNRGNARASVPHASICTDKPHDDPGTERHPPLALNGAHFTLEEPSLRSQSHPEAGQCLQSSLQDRVRTPSSHDAPSAFSVPEKSLRNSQTSNWTCNDSSTAMNFNISHNEPQFQYQSQTQIRMSGQAPASSSSSSSSSSSQDENQAPTESGCSISPDVAPHSMFQRAHSPSPLRPCNSWKKQNRHSLDATATKAFHPRTGLPLLSSPVPQRKNQTGYFDSLLSCKVLPWATGKRVCPKREGYADESQQQFSASAPPASLSLLGNFEECVLNYRLEPLGVVEGFTAEVGASGSFCPSHLTLPVDVSFYSVSDDNAPSPYMGVINLESLGKRGYRVPPSGTIQVTLFNPNKTVVKMFVVMYDLRAMPAGHQTFLRQRTFSVPVRRDTINQNNKKPLGHGRTLRYLIHLRFQSSKSGKIYLHRDIRLLFSRKSMEVDSGAAYELQSFTESPVDPPFSPRC, from the exons ATGCCACCTCTTCACAAGCATGAATGCAGCGACAAACTGCCTCAG TGTCGGCAGGCGAGGCGAACCCGTTCAGAGGTGATCCTACTTTGGCGAAACAACATCCCCATCATGATTGAGGTCATGCTTCTGCCagactgttgctatggtgatgagTGCCCCCCAAGTGACCCCATCAGTGACCCAGTCATCAAACAAGATGCTCTACTGTTGGAAAGATGGACCCTGCAGCAAGTTCCAAGGCA AAGTGGTGATCGCTTCATAGAGGAGAAGACTCTCCTGCTGGCCGTTCGATCCTACGTTTTCTTCTCTCAGCTTAGTGCCTGGCTCAGCGCTTCCCATGGCATCGTCCCGCGAAACAtcctgtacag GATTAGTGCTGCTGATGAGGACTTGGTTTGGCAGTTTTCCCAGCCTCCGTCGGAGCACATTTTCCCCATCCCCAACGTGTCCCACAGTGTTGCGCTGCAGGTCCGGGTCCAGTCGCTCCCCCGTCAACCCACTTACCCCAGTTTGACCTGCAGTATCCACACTGGCCTGCCTCCACTCTACAGTAAGACCCCCAGCCTCAACCCAGCCTTCAGCAGCAATGGTGGTCTGCCCACCCCAAAAAAGACCCAGGATCCCAACAAGGAGAGCCTCCTTCAAAGCTCTATTATGTACAATACCAGCAACATGTCTAGCCTTCTGCTCAATAGTTTACCAATTCCCAATTTTCCTATAAACAGCATCCCCATTAATAACCTTCCACACGTCCCAGTGCACACGTCCCACACCAAGAAGGGCCAGGAGCCTGGGGAAGAACACTTCTATCAGAATGGAGAGCTTCCGCAAGTCAGCATTCCTCATCATCAGAGTTCCACCCTTTTCCACACATCTTCTAACTCCCCCACTCCCTCCCGTGCCCATTCTCCTTCCCCGCTCTCTACAAGTAAAGCAGGAAAGTGGCTTTACTCAACTTTCAATGGTTCTGCTGATCCTGCACAAGTAGAGGCCTATGGCTCTGGCACCAATGGCACTGAGAGGTCAAAGGGGCCCATCCCTGAACCGCtgaaagcttttaaaaatatctcGCTGACAGAGCCAGCCCGCTGTCCCTCCCCAAGGCCTGCAGCGACGGAGACAAACCCTTTGATTGgctcgctgctgcaggagagacaggaagttATTGCCCGAATCGCACAGAGGCTTAACTTTTGTGATCCCACAGCACCCCCGCTCCCTCTTGGCCTTTTCACTTCTGACAGCTCTCCCAAAGCCACTTGGGccagtaaccatgacaacatTACTGCCAGTAAGACCAAAGAGTCTGAGATGCCACCCTATGAGTCCGTAGGCTGTGGGTGGCAAGGTACACCCATAGCCGACCCTTCTTTTACCgagaggaagagctgctccCCCAAACCCTCAGCCTGCAGAAAGCTAAAAATGGTTGAgaaaggagatggagagattgGTAGAAACAGGGAAAGGCAAAgtgacaaagaaaaggaaagggaCAGAGAGAGCTCTTTGATCACACAAGCAGTACAAGACATCACCAGACTTATCCAGGAGAGActgtctgtcccctctctctcccccacacacagcaggagcagcagccctttgcaccacacacacacaacaacagtcacacacactgtgcgcacatacatacacaccacacacacgccgcAAGCTTGCTCTACCACTGCCACCAACGGCTACACAAACGGCCACGTGCCCAGCCACGAGCCTAACAGAGGGAACGCGCGCGCCTCTGTCCCTCATGCGTCCATTTGCACAGACAAGCCCCACGATGATCCAGGGACTGAACGCCACCCACCCCTGGCTCTAAATGGTGCTCACTTTACACTTGAAGAACCCTCATTAAGGAGCCAGTCCCACCCTGAGGCTGGTCAATGTTTACAAAGTTCTCTACAGGACAGGGTCAGGACCCCCAGCAGCCATGATGCCCCCTCTGCCTTCTCTGTCCCCGAAAAGAGCCTAAGGAATTCCCAAACCTCAAATTGGACTTGTAATGATTCCAGCACAGCCATGAACTTTAACATAAGCCACAATGAGCCTCAGTTTCAGTACCAGTCCCAGACACAGATTCGTATGAGTGGCCAGGCTCCcgcctcgtcttcctcctcctcctcctcctcttcctcacaggaTGAGAATCAGGCACCCACAGAGTCTGGATGCTCCATTAGTCCAGATGTTGCTCCTCATTCTATGTTCCAG CGTGCtcacagcccctcccccctgcgCCCATGCAACAGCTGGAAGAAACAAAATCGCCACTCATTAGATGCCACAGCCACTAAGGCCTTTCACCCTCGTACTGGCCTGCCACTGCTCTCCAGTCCA gttcCCCAGAGGAAGAATCAGACTGGCTACTTTGATAGTCTCCTCAGCTGTAAGGTTTTGCCTTGGGCCACTGGGAAAAG GGTGTGTCCAAAGCGAGAGGGGTACGCAGATGAGTCACAGCAGCAGTTCAGCGCCAGCGCTCCACCTGCCAGCCTGAGCCTGCTGGGAAATTTTGAG GAATGTGTGCTGAACTACCGCCTGGAGCCTTTAGGAGTAGTGGAGGGTTTCACCGCAGAGGTCGGTGCCAGCGGCTCCTTCTGTCCCAGTCACCTGACCTTACCTGTAGACGTGTCGTTCTACAGTGTCTCAGATGACAACGCTCCCTCACCATATATG GGTGTGATAAACCTAGAGTCTCTTGGAAAAAGAGGCTACCGTGTACCTCCGTCAGGAACCATTCAAGTG ACCTTATTCAACCCCAACAAAACGGTGGTGAAGATGTTTGTTGTGATGTACGACCTACGAGCCATGCCAGCCGGGCACCAGACTTTCTTACGCCAGAGGACGTTCTCTGTTCCTGTCCGCCGCGACACAATCAATCAGAACAACAAGAAGCCCCTTGGCCACGGACGCACCTTGCGCTACCTCATTCATCTGAG GTTCCAGAGTTCCAAGTCTGGGAAGATCTACCTCCATAGGGACATCCGCTTGCTGTTTTCCAGGAAGTCCATGGAGGTGGACAGTGGTGCTGCCTATGAGCTTCAGTCTTTCACAGAGTCCCCCGTCGATCCTCCGTTCTCGCCACGCTGCTGA
- the arpp19a gene encoding cAMP-regulated phosphoprotein 19a has product MSGDNEDPQPAEESPVDEKEIQDKVISPEKAEEAKLKARYPNLGNKPGGSDLLRKRLQKGQKYFDSGDYNMAKAKIKNKQLPTAAPEKAEITGDHIPTPQDLPQRKPSLVASKLAG; this is encoded by the exons ATGTCGGGGGACAACGAAGACCCGCAGCCGGCTGAAGAGTCGCCAGTTGACGAGAAG gAGATTCAGGACAAGGTGATCAGTCCTGAAAAAGCAGAGGAGGCCAAGCTGAAGGCCAGATACCCCAATTTAGGAAACAAGCCAGGTGGCTCTGATCTGCTTCGAAAACGCCTCCAGAAAGGA CAAAAGTATTTTGACTCCGGGGACTACAACATGGCCAAAGCCAAGATAAAGAACAAACAGTTGCCCACGGCTGCACCGGAGAAGGCCGAAATCACAGGAGACCACATCCCCACCCCCCAGGACCTCCCCCAGAGGAAACCATCTCTGGTGGCCAGCAAGCTGGCGGGCTGA